One segment of Paenibacillus sp. FSL R7-0337 DNA contains the following:
- a CDS encoding prolyl oligopeptidase family serine peptidase produces MRIFEIVVIVVILAVTAGRIGTKKNRRLDTFMLLAVVIALMLHGVLENYRIQMAPAYAAALGLLTILGFRLVRHPRTGPPKRYPKLWKSLLLIFILLLTGVSVYASRLLPMFTQPEPTGQYAIGTIARELIDEQRNETLSAEEGGKRKLMVNVWYPADPDQTEGKPKEHYPSALGEAISLVFGLPKQLFSHVTYIPTHVANGVKLSAHEASYPVLLFSPGIRSTRFQSMSIIEELVSHGYIVVGMDHPYTSAKVTYPDGASVYYVPDPKFDTSAALYNYNVSGIAIRAADASFVLDTLTAWNVQDPNGLFQGRLDLSRTGIFGHSYGGATTAEALAQDKRFKAGVSLEGGFWGKVAHEGLTQPFMYVMSGTTAQNLAHPEANTDPLIYEEFTPDLKSVMSRSTRDTYYLTVDHFIHQSFTDIALLSPSLFANGLDPVHTVDINRTYVRSFFDQYLLNEPQVLLNGPSAEYPEVTFDPAFTHKRP; encoded by the coding sequence ATGAGAATATTTGAGATTGTAGTCATTGTGGTGATTCTGGCTGTTACAGCAGGAAGGATAGGGACCAAGAAAAACCGGAGGCTGGATACCTTCATGCTGCTGGCTGTCGTTATAGCTTTGATGCTGCATGGGGTGCTGGAAAATTACCGGATCCAGATGGCTCCAGCCTACGCCGCAGCGCTCGGGCTGTTGACCATACTCGGATTCAGACTTGTGAGGCATCCCCGGACGGGCCCGCCTAAGCGGTATCCGAAGCTATGGAAGAGTCTGCTGCTGATATTCATCCTCCTTCTTACAGGAGTATCCGTCTATGCGTCCAGACTGCTCCCGATGTTCACGCAACCCGAGCCAACTGGGCAATATGCCATCGGAACGATCGCACGCGAGCTTATCGATGAGCAGCGTAACGAGACGCTGAGCGCTGAGGAAGGCGGCAAACGGAAGCTGATGGTTAATGTATGGTATCCAGCCGATCCTGATCAGACTGAGGGCAAGCCTAAGGAGCATTACCCCTCTGCACTGGGCGAAGCGATTAGCCTTGTATTCGGATTGCCGAAGCAGCTATTCAGCCATGTCACCTATATTCCGACTCATGTTGCAAACGGAGTGAAGCTCTCGGCACACGAAGCCAGCTATCCGGTCCTGCTGTTCTCGCCAGGTATCCGCTCCACCAGATTTCAGAGTATGTCGATTATCGAAGAATTAGTCAGCCACGGCTATATTGTCGTAGGGATGGATCATCCTTATACCTCAGCCAAGGTCACTTACCCGGATGGCGCTTCGGTCTACTACGTGCCTGATCCGAAGTTCGATACTTCCGCAGCGCTCTACAACTACAATGTGAGCGGAATTGCCATTCGTGCAGCAGACGCCAGCTTTGTACTCGACACCCTGACCGCATGGAATGTACAGGACCCGAATGGATTGTTCCAGGGCAGGCTGGATCTTAGCCGTACGGGGATCTTCGGCCATTCCTATGGCGGGGCAACAACGGCCGAAGCTTTAGCCCAAGACAAACGGTTCAAGGCAGGTGTCAGTCTGGAAGGCGGGTTCTGGGGCAAGGTTGCCCATGAAGGGCTGACGCAGCCTTTTATGTACGTGATGTCCGGCACGACTGCGCAGAATCTTGCACATCCCGAAGCGAACACAGATCCCCTGATCTATGAAGAATTCACACCGGATCTGAAGTCGGTTATGAGCCGCAGCACCAGGGATACCTATTATCTGACAGTGGATCATTTCATTCACCAGAGTTTTACGGATATAGCCCTGCTGTCGCCCTCCTTATTCGCCAACGGCCTTGATCCGGTGCATACTGTAGATATAAACAGAACCTATGTCCGGTCATTCTTCGATCAGTATCTGCTAAATGAGCCGCAGGTGCTGCTGAACGGTCCTTCGGCCGAATACCCGGAAGTAACCTTTGACCCGGCCTTCACGCACAAGCGACCATAG